A genomic segment from Deltaproteobacteria bacterium encodes:
- a CDS encoding NAD(P)H-quinone oxidoreductase: MRAIVFDHSGDESVLHLGEVAAPPLGADDLRIKVHATAVNRADLLQRQGFYPPPAGASTLLGLECAGVVVEVGANVRGWQPGDRVMALLAGGGYAEEAVVDAGSAMPVPAALSDEEAGALPEVFLTAFLNIFLLGEPPAGGSVLVHGGGSGVGTAAITLCKEAGLRVIVTAGSEEKCQRCRSHGADVAINYAAGDFAPAVREATGGRGVDVVLDCVGGRYLASNLTALAAGGRLVIIGLIGGARGELDLASLLIRRLRVMGSTLRTRSPAEKAAIVQAFESRFGAALAAGRIRPVIDRVFPLAQAAAAHRVVQSSVHFGKVVLRLE; this comes from the coding sequence ATGCGCGCGATTGTTTTCGACCACTCAGGAGACGAAAGCGTTCTCCACCTCGGCGAGGTGGCCGCGCCACCGCTGGGCGCCGATGACTTGCGGATTAAGGTGCATGCCACCGCGGTAAACCGGGCGGACCTGTTGCAGCGCCAGGGTTTCTATCCTCCGCCCGCCGGGGCGTCGACGCTTCTCGGCCTGGAGTGCGCGGGAGTAGTCGTCGAGGTCGGCGCCAACGTGCGCGGCTGGCAGCCCGGCGATCGCGTGATGGCGCTGCTGGCCGGCGGAGGCTACGCCGAGGAGGCGGTCGTGGACGCTGGTTCGGCGATGCCGGTGCCAGCGGCCTTGTCGGACGAAGAGGCCGGAGCACTACCGGAGGTGTTTCTGACCGCGTTTCTGAACATATTTCTGCTCGGCGAGCCGCCGGCCGGCGGCAGCGTGCTGGTGCACGGCGGCGGCAGCGGTGTCGGCACCGCGGCGATCACGCTTTGCAAGGAAGCCGGCCTGCGCGTGATCGTGACCGCCGGCAGCGAGGAGAAGTGCCAACGCTGCCGGAGTCACGGGGCGGATGTGGCGATCAATTACGCCGCGGGCGACTTCGCTCCGGCGGTGCGCGAGGCCACTGGTGGCCGCGGGGTCGACGTCGTGCTCGATTGTGTCGGCGGCCGCTATTTGGCCTCGAACCTGACGGCGCTGGCAGCCGGCGGCCGTCTGGTGATCATCGGTTTGATCGGCGGCGCGCGGGGCGAGTTGGATCTCGCTTCGCTACTGATCAGGCGGCTGCGGGTTATGGGCTCAACGCTGCGCACGCGCTCGCCGGCTGAGAAGGCGGCCATCGTGCAAGCGTTCGAGAGCCGTTTCGGCGCGGCCCTCGCCGCCGGCCGCATCCGCCCGGTCATCGACCGCGTCTTCCCGCTCGCCCAGGCCGCCGCCGCCCACCGCGTGGTGCAGTCGAGCGTGCATTTTGGGAAGGTTGTGCTGCGCCTAGAGTAA